Genomic segment of Coffea arabica cultivar ET-39 chromosome 1e, Coffea Arabica ET-39 HiFi, whole genome shotgun sequence:
CTCCTATTGTTGATCTAGACATGAAGTCGGTCAACATACTCCTAGATGATAAATACACAGCGAAAGTGTCAGACTTTGGAACATCAAGATTGGTACCCATGATTTAATGTGAGATACCAATGATGGTGCAAGGAACAATTGGCTACTTAGACCCTGAGTACCTGCAGACTAGTCAATTAACTGAGAAGAGTGATGTCTATAGCTTTGAGGTTGTTCTTGTGGAGCTATTGACAGGAGAGAAGGTACTGTGCTTTGATAGATCTGCAAGAGAGAGAAGTCTGGCAAGTTATTTCTTTCTTCAATAAAGGATAACCATTTGTTTGAAGTTCTGGATGATAATATCGACACTGAAAGAAATGCTGAGCAACTGAAAGAAGTTGCTATGCTAGCTAAAAGATGCTTAAATGTCAAGGGGGAAGATAGGCCAACCATGAAAGAAGTAGCATTGGAATTAGAAGAAATGAGTCTATCAACGAGGCATTCGAGGGTTCTGTTGAATTCAAAACCTAAATTGTAGACTTTTTCAAGTCACAATTGTTGAATTTGTGGCATCAATTTCTATTCCACATCGGTAGAGTTGAGAGCTTGGGTAAGGGCTTGAGAGTTATAGCAAATCAATTCAATTACACCAAACACCAACAAAAGAATTACACCAAAAaggattttgtaattcttttgtaaTTCTTTCTTCTCCCAAATTTATAAAAGCGGGTAGCTTGAGTGGTGCTCGGAGATTAGGCAAAATTTGCCGAACTCCGTTATCAATTTTTCGGATGCGTTCTTtccttatctcttttatttattcccCACttatttagtagtttcttttctattgaaatatagtattcaatatatttgtctATATTTGTCGGGTATATTTGTAGTGTTTTATACGATTCATTTGGGTGTATTTTCTTATTCGTGTGTATGTAATAGTTATGTATACACgagattcttgattttgatgatcacaaagcactttgaaatgtttatctaattctcttcaaatataagtgttttgcttttaagagaatcaggtacaaaagttgtcaaggaaagaaaatcaaccaaaagaagaagcaaaaacagggcactcatgtcggacgtcctaaaggaagctgtcggacgtccgaaagaatgaagaacatcaagaaggaaactctgtcggacgctcgtaaggaagcatcggacgtccgggaggatcggacgcacgcttcggacgcacatcgatcgcatcggacgtccgagaaattctgcaaagttttgatgactctctgacgacgttcggaagcagatgctgtcggacgataatatcccatcggacgtccgaacgacaacttggctgattttcggacgatgggatcgggcGGTGATtcatctgtcggacgtccgacggccccaacggctagctgactcttcatctgcctactatccgttggaagcattattgaagcccatttttggttccctttaaatacaaacgattctgaaccagtgagtgacttttgcacactttgtttacaagatctcaagagatattttagctagaaaatagtctccaaaactagatttgttctccaagtggtgtgaatttcttgtgagcatttctcttgtggttgaaagtttcattagtgtagctttgttgagggttatctgagtgattgtaaaactttttagcttgactaagtgagacttagggcaaggaggaagtgctccctccattgtacatctagttgatcatctttcatcaaagagaagttgctcaatctagtgattggtcttcaagtttgaggaaagcttggtagacaatcggtttgatattctatcttattttttttgtttaataaaattttcattgcttatctatacttgtttttctaatcaacattgctctcttcttctgatctacttggttgatcattactagaaaagaaggtaaatttttattaaagaaaaagtgcataaatttgattaagattttaatcaacctaattcacccccctcttagcttgtttttgggccttacaattggtatcagaacttggtctcctagagattaagctcaagcggcttggagtaaagatgacaaccaatcatgccatgtttgttgagggaCAATCGgtcactaggcctcccatgtttactggttccaattatattagctggaaagaaaggatgattatctttttgcaatctattgatattaagctatggtttattgtgagtgaaggaccgcatgaagctaactttcttgatgcagatacaggtttgcttcggccaaaaacgaaagctgaaatgaatgctcaagataggactaatctcacattgaatgccaaagccatgaatgttctttatagtgccctagattcaaatgaatcaattagagtaaaaggctgtaaatcggccaaagaaatgtgggataagctaagagaaatccatgaggatGGTGATagcgtgagagaacagaaaaaggctatcttagtcacaaagtatgaatcatttaaaattgaaactcttgaggatattgacaaaatgtattgcaggttcaatgacttgatcaaagatctcgaggtgttgggcaaagagtacaccttgggagagaagaacaggaaaattctcaatgcattagGGGACAAAATTGAACTGCCAATTATGCATatcactatatatatatttttttttttttttgtctaaaaCGGCAACAATTCATTCATCCAAAAACAGGTTACACATTCTGAAGCAACTGCTCCTCTACGTCTGCTTGAGCGCAGTCAAGCAACCAAACTGGAAAGTTAGCTTTCCAATCAACAGTAGCATCTAGCTTAAGAGCAAACTTAGCTAAAGAGTGACTAACAAAGTTGAAGTCCCTTCTAACAAAGGAAAACCAACATTCTTCAAAGTTATATTGTAGCAGTTTAATGTCCTGCAAGACAGTAGACGTAACAACATCTTCCATTCCCTTCTCAATCTTATCGATCACCACCTTACAGTCAGATTCTATAATAATTTTCTCCCAGCCTTCCATAGTAGCTTTTACCATTGCAGCTCTTATCGCCAATGCCTCTTCAAGTACAGGTACAGAGCAAGTGAATGAAGGACATGCCCAAGTAGCAATCAGTTTTCCTTCCCAGTCCCTAGCCACGATTCCCCAACCAGCTTTTCTGTTCTGCCGGTTCAATGCAGCATCAGTGTTTAGCTTGATCCACCCTTTGTCAGGGGCAGTCCATCTTCCTTTCTCCTTATTTAGTTGTTGTGGTTCCTTCTCTTCCTCACTTCCCTCCCCTACACTCTCTTGATACTCCAGCCACTCCGTTACAGCTTTATTTACCACCACCCCTGGACCTCTACCCTTCCCATTGAAATTTATCTCGTTCCTATCTTTCCAAATTTGCCATAGTAGGTTGACTGTGAATATAACATGCTCCTCACCCTTCTCCCTAGATGTAGCCTCCACTAACTCAGACCACCACAACTAGAACTTTCCCTTTAGATTCTCCAACCCATCCCATTGAATTGGTGCCACCTTCCAAATCCCCTCTGCATGGCTACAAAAGAACAACATATGTTCAATCGACTCTGAGTATATACCACAGCATTTACACACTGGAATGCCTTGCTGACATCTGTCCTTGATGCTTGCATTGACTGGCAGAATTCCCTTCAAACATTTCCAGACAAAATGCTTCAACTTATGCTTCATACTAAGCTGCCATAAGACTTTCCATCCTTTTGCATTTGCCTCATTCCTACTTCCTGAATCCTCCTGAACAGACCTCCTCCTCCTGCCAACCATCCTTCCTTGAGCAGACTTGTATCCAGACTTGACAGTATACTCCCCAGAAGCCGAATGTGCCCAGAACAGCCGATCCTTAGAGTCCTGGAGACTCAAGGGAATCTGCAAAATATTCTCCCTATCCTCCTTATCAAATACCCTTCCCAGTAACTCCTCATTCCATCTTCCATTCTTGATCAGTTCACTCACTGTGCACAAACCCAATGTTGTATCCTGTTCTGAACTCACCTTCCCTCCTGTCAACCCAGGAACCCATCTATCCTTCCAGATGTCTATAGTTTTCCCATCTCCCACTCTGATCCTCATTTCTTCCTCCAGCAAATCCCTCGCACTCAGTAAGCTTCTCCAGCACCAAGAGTCagtatttttccttttcagcTTCCAGATAGAGGTTCCTCTGAAATATTTAGCTTTAAGGACTTTACTCACAAGCAGATTTGGCCTAGTAAGAACTCTCCATAACTGCTTAGCCAGAAGAGCCACATTGAAGTTTTCTAAGTTTCTAAAACCCAAACCCCCATTTTGCTTAACATCAGATAACTTTCCCCAACCTAACCAATGCAACTTCCTCTCCTCTCCCTTACCTCCCCACCAAAACTTAGCCATTTCCCTCTCCATACCCCTGCATAACTCCTTAGTGAGCTTACAACATGACATCACATAAGCTGGAAGGGCCATAACCACTGATTTCAGTAACACTTCCTTCCCTGCCAAACTGAGTAGCTTTTCTTTCCAACCTGATATCCTACTAATCACCCTATCCTTTACAAAGTTAAACACTTGTGTTTTTGATCTACCAATTACCAGAGGTAACCCCAAGTACCTGCTCTGCTTAACCTCCTTCATCCATCTCAAATTCTCCAGCACCTTCAGTGTGACCCCCACTAGAACATTCTTGCTAAAGAACACTGAGGATTTCTCAGTATTGATTAGCTGTCCTGAAGCACCACCGTATAGCCTTAGAACCTCCATCAGCTGCCTTGCCTCCTCTTCTTTTGCCTTACAAAATATTAATGAGTCATCTGCAAAAAAGAGGTGAGACAATCTAGGACCCCCAGAAGACAGTTGAAGGTCTGTTAGTTTTCCTTGTCTGATTGCCTGGTTAAGCAGTACTGAGAAACCTTCTGCACAGATCAAAAATAAGAAAGGAGACAATGGGTCCCCCTGCCTTAACCCCCTAGATGGCTTGATGAATCCTTTCTTCTCCCCATTGACATTAACTGAGTAAGAAACACTGGAGACACACTCCATAATCCACCCCACCCACTGCTGGCAGAAGCCCATTCTCAACATTAACTTTTCTAAAAAAAACCATTCTACCCTATCATATGCTTTGGACATATCTAATTTAATAGCCATAAACCCTTCCCTGCCAGTTCTTTTGTTATTCAGAAAATGAATACATTCATGTGCCACAAGGATATTATCAAGAATTTGTCTACCAGGGACAAAAGCAGATTGAGTAGAACTAATGCAGCAATGGATAACATTTCTCAACCTACTAACCAAAATTTTGGAGATAACTTTGTATAAGACATTACACAGACTAATAGGCCTAAACTGAGTCATATCAACAGGGGAGTCAACTTTGGGAATTAGACAGATTAGTGTTTCATTGACAGCTCTAAGCAGATTGCCAGAATGAAAAAAACTCTGGACAGCATTAATCAGATCCAACTTTATATCAGgccagaatttttgaaaaaaaagaggggtcATACCGTCAGGACCAGGTGACTTGTTTGGATGCATAGAAAAGACCGCTCTGTGAACCTCCTGCTCAGTCACTGGAAGAATGAGCTGCTTGTTCATCTGATTAGTTATAGACTGTGGTACCTCACTAAGAATTGCATCAACTCCCTGAGGTGACTCAGCAGCAAAAATCTCCTTGAAGTACTGGATTATTTCTGCACCAGTCTCCTCCTCATCCTTACACCACACCCCATCTCTCCTCCTGATAAGGCCAATCTTGTTCCTTTTCCTCCTTCCAGCCACACAGGCATGAAAATAGTTGGTATTCTTATCTCCCTCCACTAGCCATTTCTGTCTTGCCTTTTGACTCCAATAGACCTCTTCCTCTTTATAGGCTTCAGCCAACCTTCTCTTCAGAGCTACTAGCTTCACCCCTTTCCCACTAACATTACTTTCTTTTAACTCCTTGATCTCTTTTTTGGTTTGTGAAATAACTCTTCCAGAGTTTCTCCCCTTCTGCTTATGCCATCTCAATAATTCCACTCTGCACTGTTTAATTttaaactgaaatctaaaacaACGAGAGCCTATGCACTTAGTGTTCCATACTGACTTCACTAAACTGCCCACCTCCTTATGTTGAATCCAATTTTTATTAAACACAAATCTTTTCTTCCACCTCCTCCCTGTTGCAGGTTTAGTATCCACCAGCAACATACAATGGTCAGAAGCCTCTGTCTCCAGATGCCTGCAACTTGCATTCCTGTAATGGTTGCACCAACTCCCAGATCCTAACACTCTATCCAAGCATTCCCTgatttccccctcattatccCATCTATTACACCATGTCCAAGGTTTCCCTTCATAGCCAATATCCACCAGCTCATTATTATTTATGAAAGCTCTAAAAGTATTAAAACTATTATCTGCTCTATCCCTACCACCCCATTTCTCTCCCTGAGATACTATGTCATTCATATCCCCCATTACGACCCAAGCCTCCCCCCATATCTGCCTCCTTCTATTAATCACCTCCCATTGAGCTTTCCTGATACTAGCATCTGGACTAGCATAGATACACACACACCACCACTCCAAACTTGTATCACTATCAACAATCAGCAGTTCTATTGTGAAAGTAGTAAATAAGACCTGTTTAACCTTCACCTCTTCCTTCCACAACACTGCCAAACCACCAGCTAAACCCACTGGATCCACCACAAAAAGattatcaaatttaattttttgcttAACACTGTTCAGaacactttttttattttttgtttcagaAAGGAAAACTAAAGAAGGGAAGTGGAGTAGCACAGCCTCCTTGAGctggggaactgtcaaggggctTCCAACACCTCGACAGTTCCACACCAGAGCTCTCATTGAGACTTGGGAGCCCCATTAAGGGAGGGCTCCACCACCTCAGAAACATCCATGTAACACACCTCCTGGTCAGctcttttattccttttccaagAGAACCCCGACTCAGGTACACCATCCTTCCCTAAGTCCTCCTCAGAACCTTTCCTCTTTCCTGACTCAACCTTTAGCTTCCCATTAGACAAATCTCTCAGAGGTTCCCGTCTCCCTACAGCTTGCACCACCCTCTTCCATCCTTTACAGTTCTTTCCCTTCCCCTTCTCTGCAGTTAACTGACTAGCACTTAACTTCCCCCTACTCAGCTCCCCTTTACCTGATACCTCAGTGTTCACCTCCTTCACTTCCACTGCTATGAGCTGATCCAATCCCTTGTTAACATCACAGTCC
This window contains:
- the LOC140006948 gene encoding putative wall-associated receptor kinase-like 16; this encodes MVQGTIGYLDPEYLQTSQLTEKSDVYSFEVVLVELLTGEKDNHLFEVLDDNIDTERNAEQLKEVAMLAKRCLNVKGEDRPTMKEVALELEEMSLSTRHSRVLLNSKPKL